From Streptomyces cyaneogriseus subsp. noncyanogenus, the proteins below share one genomic window:
- a CDS encoding TIGR02679 family protein, whose product MSTNAVPRLPDPIRSYLGDPSLTSLWGAARQRLERNRLAPTGTVQVQLDTEGANRLGGLLGTRLAPGLRRIQLGALDAALRASAAQCGLVSVVADLTGRPLHDRASAKEAQQTAWTALWQQLDADLTRAGLHHATWVPDWLAELRSTGVLTRAGVDAAATALSSTVRVFTALTHTPLNPANGAEPTTAKQWELGELAAHTTGDAHGLDEGRLAGLLVLKAIATACGMLQADSTAGRRALWERVGVSLDSLSGTVLVWGLAPPGEHSWARMMRTRRDLALVTHLTLQELHTVPDTRLAEQGQTVYFCENPQVLQAAARYRLPGILVCGSGNPSAAGWELLQRLTSDGADVAYHGDFDWPGVAIADRVIRAGARPWRMYAADYLSALAELPADQVLPLTGPVTATPWDPDLAAAMAHHGLAVHEEAQMHRLLSDLRRDETGRDGEVLVSR is encoded by the coding sequence ATGAGCACAAACGCCGTCCCCCGCCTGCCCGACCCCATCCGCAGCTACCTCGGCGACCCCAGCCTCACCAGCCTGTGGGGGGCGGCCCGCCAGCGGCTGGAACGCAACCGCCTGGCGCCCACGGGTACTGTGCAGGTCCAACTCGACACGGAAGGCGCCAACCGGCTGGGGGGGTTGCTCGGCACCCGGCTCGCACCCGGCCTGCGCCGTATCCAGCTGGGCGCGCTGGACGCCGCATTGCGCGCATCGGCCGCCCAGTGCGGGCTTGTTAGCGTGGTCGCGGACCTGACCGGCCGGCCTCTGCACGACCGGGCATCGGCCAAAGAAGCACAGCAGACGGCATGGACGGCGCTGTGGCAGCAACTGGACGCCGACCTGACCCGTGCCGGACTGCACCACGCCACCTGGGTGCCGGACTGGCTCGCCGAGCTGCGCAGCACCGGCGTCCTCACCCGCGCCGGCGTCGACGCCGCCGCTACCGCTCTCAGCAGCACCGTGCGCGTCTTCACCGCGCTCACGCATACCCCGCTCAACCCCGCAAACGGCGCCGAGCCGACTACGGCCAAGCAGTGGGAGCTGGGCGAGCTGGCGGCTCACACGACGGGAGACGCCCATGGGCTCGATGAAGGACGCCTCGCTGGCCTTCTGGTCCTGAAAGCCATTGCTACGGCCTGCGGCATGCTGCAGGCCGACTCCACGGCAGGACGCCGGGCACTGTGGGAGCGGGTCGGGGTCAGCCTGGACTCGCTGTCGGGAACCGTCTTGGTGTGGGGGCTGGCTCCGCCGGGAGAACATTCCTGGGCACGGATGATGCGCACGCGACGTGACCTCGCGCTGGTGACCCATCTGACACTGCAGGAACTGCACACCGTCCCCGATACCCGCCTGGCAGAGCAGGGACAGACCGTGTACTTCTGTGAGAACCCACAAGTGCTCCAGGCCGCTGCCCGTTACCGTCTTCCCGGCATCCTGGTGTGCGGCAGCGGCAATCCGTCCGCAGCCGGATGGGAACTGCTGCAACGTCTCACCAGCGATGGCGCGGATGTCGCCTATCACGGCGACTTCGACTGGCCCGGCGTCGCCATCGCCGACCGCGTGATACGGGCAGGAGCCCGCCCTTGGCGTATGTACGCAGCGGACTACCTCAGCGCGCTCGCCGAACTGCCCGCCGACCAAGTTCTTCCTCTCACCGGGCCGGTCACTGCCACACCCTGGGATCCCGACCTCGCGGCCGCCATGGCCCACCATGGCCTCGCTGTACACGAGGAAGCCCAGATGCACCGCCTCCTTTCAGACCTCCGCCGCGACGAAACGGGCCGGGACGGAGAGGTGCTTGTATCTCGCTGA
- a CDS encoding TIGR02678 family protein — protein sequence MSADAGRPVSTTVQHEAAERRQAARTLLSCPVLTSHRQPDELALVRRHSTALRSTFARLLGYHLIVEPSFARLVKTPPSADSPPRTVRRGDSPPFTPHTYALFSLACAALLTPGTGEWLLISSLVEQVRADAVTAGVELRDTPADNRRLVQAVGLLIDWGVLTETDGSLSAWSERREEGVLQIHRPLLPHVLPRPLRNVVSLADLFEPMPAAAASEPRRSLRRRLMENPLVRREDLPEDERDVLSRERSELSRLLEEHFGLSLEVRAEGAVAYDTEGTLSDVAYPGPGTVRQAALLLTDALTDLARPTGDRPDLVVSWDTVRSELNNLTARHARAWASAFVTDPDRLRKEVVALLESMSLARSLPEGLALHAAAARYRPEPHARPTRAAQRLAVTRRREADEPPSDALFTESFLGEAL from the coding sequence GTGAGCGCAGATGCGGGCCGGCCGGTGTCCACCACGGTCCAGCACGAGGCGGCGGAGCGTCGTCAAGCGGCCCGCACGCTTTTGTCGTGCCCCGTGCTGACATCACACCGGCAGCCGGACGAACTGGCCTTGGTGCGCCGACACTCCACTGCTCTGCGGTCCACGTTCGCAAGGCTGCTGGGCTACCACCTCATCGTCGAGCCCTCCTTCGCCCGGCTGGTGAAAACCCCTCCGAGCGCGGACAGTCCCCCGCGCACCGTGAGGCGGGGAGACAGCCCGCCGTTCACCCCGCACACGTACGCACTGTTCTCGCTGGCCTGCGCCGCGCTGCTCACGCCCGGGACAGGGGAATGGCTGCTGATCTCCTCTCTGGTGGAACAGGTCCGGGCCGACGCGGTCACGGCCGGGGTCGAGCTGCGGGACACGCCTGCGGACAACCGCCGTCTGGTGCAGGCCGTCGGGCTTCTCATCGACTGGGGCGTGCTGACCGAGACCGACGGATCACTGTCTGCGTGGAGCGAACGGCGCGAGGAAGGGGTACTTCAGATCCATCGCCCCCTGCTGCCGCATGTGCTGCCCCGTCCGCTGCGCAACGTGGTCTCACTGGCCGACCTTTTCGAACCCATGCCGGCCGCAGCGGCGTCCGAGCCCCGGCGCAGCCTGCGGCGGCGTCTGATGGAAAACCCTCTGGTGAGGCGAGAAGACCTCCCTGAAGACGAGCGCGACGTCCTCTCTCGGGAGCGGTCGGAGCTGTCACGGCTGCTGGAGGAGCACTTCGGGCTTTCGCTGGAGGTCCGAGCGGAGGGGGCCGTGGCCTACGACACCGAGGGAACCCTCAGCGATGTGGCCTACCCCGGCCCGGGCACCGTGCGCCAGGCGGCGCTGCTGCTGACCGACGCGCTCACCGATCTGGCCAGGCCGACCGGGGACCGCCCTGACCTGGTGGTGTCGTGGGACACCGTGCGCAGCGAGCTGAACAACCTGACCGCCCGTCACGCCAGGGCGTGGGCTAGTGCTTTCGTTACCGATCCGGACCGGTTGCGAAAAGAGGTCGTCGCCCTGCTCGAGTCCATGTCGCTGGCCCGCAGCCTGCCCGAAGGGCTGGCGCTACACGCGGCAGCGGCCCGGTACCGTCCCGAACCTCACGCTCGACCGACACGTGCGGCACAGCGGCTCGCCGTGACCCGCCGTCGGGAGGCCGACGAGCCGCCTTCCGATGCTCTGTTTACCGAGTCCTTCCTCGGGGAGGCACTGTGA
- a CDS encoding TIGR02680 family protein codes for MSSLIPGPRKHDSSSGDRPSAGARPCRWRLNRAGIVNVWFYFDQRFILSGGRLVLRGSNGSGKSRALEMLLPFVLDADRRRMDATGSGKVRLEDLMRAGGDGQANRLGYVWLELARSLEDPGGGEQRTEFLTVGALIRFSHSTSEAKAWYFLTPLRVDEELKLLDASRVPLSKEGLAAVIGADRVTSSPDVHRDRVRAAVFGLHGDQGRERYAGLLQLLHTLRSPDVGNRIDEGRLPQILSDALPPLSDRAIATAGDELDGLEETRAALDRLETAYGHVADFLRVYTRYATGVCLTAADRTQAAAVLARDTDATASQEEAAHLNFVSDHADAVARTGELEGYRDELEATVAGIRLSSEYKAARELNERLNTLKALEGAARNALATATGARAEEQRTADACDEAGMDAAATIAEMADAVGEARRLLDGAGLSVPLPNAPYVEVLTPDVHVEPVRTTVDADPEPVRRPSALRLAPSPENVTTAIEAFLAATPALLSAANSRAQQAAARAVEAEELTSLLQTLHRAQDRAEDAAEDAAAAEGRAEQAETDRDEAAVQLAMAWREWTDSSGSQRLLGAIDWSSTAVTALLEDVEALAGEGAGPEADRELARLDALAQQVAAPARARHAQQVAALKARARQDTARREELLAEAEELRQERDLPPVAPDWLDNPPDGAPVLWELLEFHPEVDAQARAGIEGALLASGLLYGRLTRDGDVVAGKGQLLLSSGRPAALRSLRTVLAPSCSDAADAARVASVLDQIALSPGHPTWVSIDGSWGNGPLTGRHLPSTARYIGAAARAAARAARLAEIDLLLRELQQAAQARSEEQDALEAWLRQLEEHLMQAPRSVQLATLRLRAAAARKDAIASLRQAGALAEEAERLQRAWTARHLRHREVCTALGMPDDTEGLRSTRTSAQQAQTACRNLQRAGETVTKHLARWQRLTGRLDEVREARSAAERDAETASLAWSREASELAALRESLGSSPQKVHELLDAAERELKQTKDALQSAHADVLALTGKVAAAKEKAHGARKTARQARQALVLQAQALHRRLSHPALAVALEPGTLAPPALLSASSGAEDVLAAVREMRAAVRRPESTADATALVRAQSVLERHTAGAYDVTVTVEDDLHVVELTDASGRRHVADAAADLRERRDRGRSALTERERTAFSAFVLGGMAEELRNRIQEAERLIKAMNESLLPIKTSHGIGVQVRWRLADSANEHVMRIKELMQRDVRVLRDEESEELITRLKALVDVAHSNDPQAGYATHLRTALDYRAWHVVDAYITGPGPKQERKISRRAKLSQGETRFVSYVTLFAAADAYLSGLPDTGRALRLILLDDAFAKVDHRTIGELMALLVRMDLDFVMTGHALWGFFEEVPALDAYEVRRAEGTAAVTTHVHWDGHTRHLRAAS; via the coding sequence GTGAGTTCCCTCATTCCCGGCCCGCGCAAGCACGACAGCTCCTCGGGCGACCGGCCGTCCGCTGGCGCGCGCCCCTGCCGGTGGCGGCTGAACCGGGCGGGGATCGTCAACGTCTGGTTCTACTTCGACCAGCGTTTCATCCTCTCAGGGGGCCGACTGGTGCTCCGCGGCTCGAACGGGTCCGGGAAGTCCCGGGCCTTGGAGATGCTGCTGCCGTTCGTCCTGGACGCCGACCGGCGCCGCATGGACGCCACCGGATCCGGCAAGGTCCGGCTCGAGGACCTGATGCGGGCGGGCGGCGACGGTCAGGCCAACCGGCTCGGATACGTCTGGCTCGAGCTCGCCCGCAGTCTCGAGGATCCCGGTGGAGGTGAGCAGCGCACGGAGTTCCTGACGGTCGGCGCGCTGATCCGCTTCTCGCACAGCACCTCGGAAGCGAAGGCCTGGTATTTCCTCACCCCTTTACGCGTGGACGAGGAGCTGAAGCTCCTGGACGCCAGCCGCGTCCCACTGTCGAAGGAGGGCCTGGCCGCGGTCATCGGCGCCGATCGTGTGACCTCGTCCCCGGACGTCCACCGGGACCGGGTGCGCGCGGCCGTCTTCGGCCTCCATGGCGACCAGGGGCGCGAGCGGTATGCAGGGCTGTTGCAGTTGCTGCACACACTGCGCTCGCCCGACGTGGGCAACCGCATCGACGAGGGCCGCCTGCCCCAGATCCTCTCCGACGCCCTGCCGCCATTGTCCGACAGAGCCATCGCCACAGCGGGCGACGAACTCGACGGGCTGGAAGAGACCCGGGCGGCGCTGGACCGGTTGGAGACCGCCTACGGTCACGTCGCTGACTTCCTGCGGGTCTACACCCGCTACGCCACAGGTGTTTGCCTCACGGCCGCCGACCGTACCCAGGCCGCAGCCGTGCTGGCCCGGGACACCGACGCAACGGCCTCGCAGGAGGAGGCGGCCCATCTCAACTTCGTGAGCGACCATGCCGATGCGGTGGCCCGGACCGGCGAGCTGGAGGGGTACCGCGATGAGCTGGAGGCCACCGTCGCCGGTATCCGGCTGTCGAGCGAGTACAAGGCCGCACGGGAGCTGAACGAGCGTCTCAACACGCTGAAGGCACTGGAAGGGGCCGCCCGTAACGCCCTGGCCACCGCCACGGGTGCCCGTGCGGAAGAACAGCGCACCGCCGACGCGTGCGACGAGGCGGGGATGGACGCTGCGGCCACTATCGCGGAGATGGCCGACGCCGTTGGCGAAGCACGTCGGCTGCTGGACGGGGCGGGGCTGAGTGTTCCTCTGCCGAACGCTCCTTACGTCGAAGTGCTCACCCCGGATGTCCACGTCGAGCCGGTACGCACGACGGTGGATGCCGACCCGGAGCCTGTCCGCCGCCCGTCGGCTCTGCGCCTGGCCCCTTCACCCGAGAACGTCACCACGGCCATCGAGGCGTTCTTGGCGGCGACTCCTGCTCTGCTCTCCGCCGCGAACAGCCGTGCCCAGCAGGCTGCGGCTCGTGCCGTGGAGGCGGAAGAGCTGACGTCCTTGCTGCAGACGCTCCACCGCGCCCAGGACCGGGCGGAGGACGCGGCCGAAGACGCCGCGGCGGCAGAAGGGCGAGCCGAGCAGGCGGAAACGGACCGTGACGAGGCGGCGGTGCAGTTGGCCATGGCGTGGCGGGAATGGACTGATTCCTCCGGCTCACAGCGCCTGCTCGGCGCCATCGACTGGAGCAGCACGGCCGTGACCGCCCTCCTGGAGGACGTGGAAGCCCTGGCGGGAGAAGGGGCCGGCCCGGAAGCCGACCGTGAGCTTGCGCGGCTGGACGCCCTGGCCCAGCAGGTGGCCGCTCCGGCCAGGGCGCGGCACGCACAGCAGGTCGCGGCACTTAAGGCCCGGGCCCGGCAGGACACCGCCCGGCGTGAGGAACTGCTGGCCGAAGCAGAAGAACTGCGCCAGGAGCGGGACCTTCCCCCCGTGGCGCCCGACTGGCTGGACAACCCTCCCGACGGCGCGCCGGTGCTGTGGGAGCTGCTGGAGTTCCATCCCGAGGTGGACGCCCAGGCGCGTGCGGGTATCGAGGGAGCGCTGCTCGCCTCGGGGCTCCTGTACGGCCGGCTCACCAGGGACGGCGATGTCGTCGCGGGCAAGGGGCAGTTGCTGCTGAGCTCCGGCCGTCCGGCGGCGCTGCGCTCACTGCGGACTGTGCTGGCCCCGTCCTGCAGCGATGCCGCGGATGCGGCGCGCGTCGCTTCCGTCCTTGACCAGATCGCCCTGAGCCCGGGACACCCCACCTGGGTGTCGATCGACGGGTCCTGGGGCAACGGGCCGCTGACCGGGCGCCATCTGCCCTCGACGGCCCGCTACATCGGAGCTGCCGCTCGCGCGGCTGCCCGTGCGGCGCGTCTCGCCGAGATCGACCTGCTGCTGCGAGAACTGCAGCAGGCGGCGCAGGCCCGCAGCGAGGAGCAGGATGCATTGGAAGCCTGGCTGCGGCAGCTGGAAGAACATCTGATGCAGGCCCCCCGCTCCGTCCAGCTTGCGACGCTTCGGCTGCGGGCCGCTGCGGCTCGCAAGGACGCGATCGCCTCTCTCAGGCAGGCAGGCGCGCTCGCGGAAGAGGCGGAACGGCTGCAGCGGGCATGGACGGCCCGCCACCTGCGTCACCGTGAGGTCTGCACAGCTTTGGGCATGCCCGACGACACGGAGGGACTGCGAAGCACCCGGACCAGCGCGCAGCAGGCGCAAACCGCATGCAGGAATCTGCAACGGGCCGGTGAGACGGTGACCAAGCACCTCGCCCGCTGGCAGCGCTTGACCGGACGTCTGGACGAGGTCCGCGAGGCTCGCAGTGCGGCGGAGCGGGACGCCGAAACGGCGAGTCTGGCCTGGTCGAGGGAAGCCTCGGAGCTTGCCGCCCTGCGGGAGAGTCTCGGCTCCAGTCCCCAGAAGGTGCACGAACTGTTGGACGCGGCCGAACGCGAACTGAAACAGACCAAGGATGCCCTGCAGAGTGCCCACGCCGATGTTCTGGCTCTGACCGGCAAGGTGGCCGCGGCGAAGGAGAAGGCCCACGGCGCCCGGAAGACGGCGCGGCAGGCGCGGCAGGCACTGGTGCTGCAGGCTCAGGCGCTGCACCGGCGTCTGAGCCACCCGGCTCTGGCCGTGGCCCTGGAACCCGGCACCCTCGCTCCCCCGGCGCTGTTGTCGGCAAGTAGCGGCGCGGAGGACGTCCTCGCGGCGGTGCGCGAGATGAGGGCAGCCGTGCGGCGGCCTGAGAGCACGGCTGACGCGACGGCGCTGGTGCGGGCCCAGTCGGTGCTGGAGCGTCATACCGCCGGCGCCTACGACGTGACCGTCACGGTCGAGGACGACCTCCATGTCGTGGAGCTGACGGATGCAAGTGGCCGGCGCCACGTCGCGGACGCCGCAGCGGACCTGCGTGAACGGCGCGACCGTGGGCGCAGTGCGCTGACCGAGCGGGAACGCACGGCCTTCTCCGCCTTCGTGCTGGGCGGGATGGCCGAAGAGCTCCGCAACCGCATCCAGGAGGCCGAACGACTGATCAAGGCGATGAACGAGTCGCTTCTCCCCATCAAGACCAGTCACGGTATCGGCGTGCAGGTCCGGTGGCGTCTGGCCGACTCGGCCAACGAGCACGTCATGCGGATCAAGGAATTGATGCAGCGAGACGTCAGGGTGCTTCGTGACGAGGAGTCCGAAGAACTCATCACCCGGCTGAAGGCACTCGTAGACGTGGCTCACAGCAACGATCCCCAAGCCGGGTACGCCACCCATCTACGTACCGCCCTCGACTACCGAGCCTGGCATGTCGTGGACGCCTACATCACAGGCCCCGGTCCGAAGCAGGAGCGCAAGATCAGCCGACGGGCCAAACTGTCGCAGGGAGAGACACGTTTCGTTTCCTACGTGACCCTGTTCGCGGCCGCCGACGCCTACCTCAGCGGCCTGCCCGACACCGGGCGCGCGTTGCGGCTGATCCTTCTGGACGACGCCTTCGCCAAGGTCGACCACCGCACCATCGGGGAGCTGATGGCCCTCCTGGTGCGCATGGACCTCGATTTCGTCATGACCGGTCACGCCCTGTGGGGGTTCTTCGAGGAGGTTCCTGCGCTGGATGCCTACGAGGTCCGGCGAGCCGAGGGCACTGCCGCCGTCACCACGCACGTCCACTGGGACGGCCATACCCGCCATCTGCGCGCCGCGTCATGA
- a CDS encoding helix-turn-helix domain-containing protein — MTDSLNARVRQVLESVGDSQADFARRIGMSADKLSKSLTGIRRFTSLELALIAEQGHTTVDWLLHGTEPRRVTAMAARTRERGATAPDDSKSAALCYAEWIDALANIGHRLTLPRLPSLPTEAGLIEQGTRLAEAARTAVGRSPRGVTARGLAEQWEKTFGLVVAATDLPAGLDGLSWDTGDFRLVLVGRTDVWTRQRFTLAHELGHILAGDATEELLTEHVAPSVDQDQAEIRANAFAAELLMPHEEVTQSAIEIGSMDRGALLSLSWDYQVSPSAMATRLRTLGIISDSQRRSWSAATTREAAQHAGNPDRHMQYAQQAGDGWYSSSLAKMAISAYAHGDISIRLVAAVTGLDSDRLLDLFHPDSETQNEATQPAAPATSPAELAFFP; from the coding sequence ATGACTGATTCGTTGAATGCGCGGGTGCGCCAGGTGCTCGAAAGCGTCGGCGACAGCCAGGCAGATTTCGCGCGGCGCATAGGGATGAGCGCGGACAAACTCAGCAAGTCACTCACAGGTATCCGCCGTTTCACCTCCCTGGAATTGGCGCTGATCGCTGAGCAGGGGCACACAACTGTCGACTGGCTGCTGCACGGAACAGAACCACGCAGGGTCACCGCGATGGCGGCACGTACTCGCGAACGCGGCGCGACCGCGCCGGACGACAGCAAGTCGGCAGCACTTTGCTACGCGGAATGGATCGACGCGCTGGCCAACATCGGGCACCGTCTGACGCTGCCTCGGCTGCCGTCTCTGCCCACCGAGGCCGGCCTCATCGAACAGGGGACACGGCTGGCTGAAGCAGCCCGCACCGCAGTGGGCCGGAGCCCGCGTGGCGTGACCGCTCGTGGGCTTGCTGAGCAGTGGGAGAAGACTTTCGGTCTTGTAGTCGCGGCCACCGATCTACCCGCTGGCCTCGACGGGCTGTCCTGGGACACAGGCGATTTCCGGCTCGTATTGGTAGGACGGACGGACGTGTGGACGCGCCAGAGATTCACGCTCGCCCACGAGCTGGGGCACATCCTGGCGGGTGATGCAACAGAGGAACTCCTGACCGAGCACGTCGCCCCCAGCGTGGACCAGGACCAGGCGGAGATCAGAGCCAACGCCTTCGCTGCCGAACTGCTCATGCCGCACGAGGAGGTGACGCAGAGCGCCATCGAAATCGGCAGCATGGACAGAGGGGCACTGTTGTCCCTGTCCTGGGACTACCAGGTCTCACCCAGCGCGATGGCAACCCGTCTTCGTACTTTGGGGATCATCAGCGACAGTCAGCGTCGCTCCTGGTCGGCCGCCACCACCCGCGAAGCAGCCCAGCACGCAGGGAATCCCGACCGGCACATGCAGTACGCCCAACAGGCGGGCGATGGCTGGTACTCCTCAAGCCTGGCTAAAATGGCGATTTCAGCCTACGCGCACGGCGACATCAGCATCCGGTTGGTCGCCGCCGTGACCGGACTAGACTCAGACCGTCTGCTAGACCTGTTCCATCCGGATTCCGAAACACAGAACGAAGCCACGCAGCCCGCTGCGCCGGCAACCAGCCCAGCAGAACTGGCCTTCTTCCCGTGA
- a CDS encoding TIGR02677 family protein codes for MGEEQFDGQGGLEERDERRDLFRYVTAEYAIDYLAIMDLFTQTLLTDLSAAEVSEALAKRGITLSPESAEERCNRLVRWANLMPAARDPRVPTVAALRYTRARFQITRLGGTVHREVTKILHLRDGAREVARELLGSMAVLLTRILRQARQPRSVDAEVLAADVTTVFTNQAYFADSIRDFYAYLSSVLVRYDLAGEEYTSFKGLLLEYVHLIDTDVSRHSPAVLKCLEELQPVLDRVLTALDSLPGLASADGAPVERLPGRQAEDWAQLLSWYSGGDGGMSGPAQLRSAAESALGQLLANARRMLAPGGTGGARRSELLHLAGLFAQASVEEAHRGFSAAFGAYPARHLGFGPEEPDSRSTASTSWWDAAPVDVPVSLRERGDRTARGRASRVPDPGMDIARLQEEAARELAARRAAGAELAAARTLSGVRLTPAARDLLLELVSAALARGKSLTEAVRAEDLDLDVAVEVAPSEGDTVVRSLDGDTTFAGVALTASDAGADRVGDAPDGAQGQVAGPGANRQPPSAAAGGSQ; via the coding sequence GTGGGGGAAGAGCAGTTCGATGGCCAGGGCGGCCTGGAAGAACGGGACGAGCGACGCGATCTCTTCCGGTACGTGACAGCCGAGTACGCGATCGACTACCTCGCGATCATGGACCTGTTCACGCAGACGCTGCTGACCGACCTGTCAGCTGCCGAGGTGAGCGAGGCACTCGCCAAACGCGGCATCACCCTCTCCCCCGAGAGCGCCGAGGAACGCTGCAATCGTCTGGTGCGTTGGGCGAACCTCATGCCGGCCGCACGCGACCCACGCGTTCCCACAGTCGCCGCGCTGCGGTACACGCGGGCACGCTTCCAGATCACCCGGCTCGGTGGGACGGTGCACCGGGAGGTCACCAAGATCCTGCACCTGCGCGACGGTGCACGGGAAGTGGCGCGGGAGCTGCTCGGCAGCATGGCCGTGCTGCTGACAAGGATCCTGCGCCAGGCACGCCAGCCACGCAGCGTCGATGCCGAGGTGCTGGCGGCCGACGTCACGACCGTCTTCACCAACCAGGCCTACTTCGCCGACAGCATCCGCGACTTCTACGCCTATCTGTCGTCGGTTCTGGTCCGCTACGACCTGGCGGGCGAGGAGTACACGTCGTTCAAGGGGCTGTTGCTGGAGTACGTCCACCTCATCGACACCGACGTCTCCCGTCACTCGCCCGCGGTCCTGAAGTGTCTGGAAGAACTGCAGCCCGTCCTGGACCGCGTCCTGACTGCCCTGGACAGCCTTCCGGGCCTGGCTTCCGCGGACGGAGCGCCCGTCGAGAGGCTGCCGGGGCGGCAGGCCGAGGACTGGGCGCAACTGCTGTCCTGGTACAGCGGCGGGGACGGCGGCATGTCCGGCCCGGCGCAGCTGCGGTCCGCGGCCGAGTCGGCCCTGGGGCAGCTGCTGGCCAACGCACGGCGCATGCTCGCTCCGGGCGGCACGGGAGGGGCCCGGCGCAGTGAACTGCTGCATCTGGCTGGCCTGTTCGCCCAGGCGAGTGTCGAGGAGGCCCACCGGGGTTTCTCGGCCGCCTTCGGCGCGTACCCCGCGCGGCATTTGGGTTTCGGTCCTGAGGAACCCGACTCGCGCAGTACCGCGTCGACCTCGTGGTGGGACGCGGCGCCCGTGGATGTTCCGGTCTCCTTGCGGGAACGGGGCGACCGCACAGCGCGCGGGCGTGCCTCCCGTGTCCCCGACCCGGGCATGGACATCGCCCGTCTGCAGGAGGAAGCCGCGCGGGAACTCGCGGCGCGCAGGGCCGCCGGGGCTGAACTCGCCGCGGCGCGCACGCTGAGCGGGGTCCGTCTGACTCCTGCGGCCCGTGACTTGTTGCTGGAGCTGGTGTCCGCGGCGCTGGCCAGGGGGAAGAGCCTGACGGAAGCGGTGCGCGCGGAGGACCTCGACCTCGATGTGGCCGTGGAGGTGGCCCCGTCCGAGGGCGACACGGTCGTCAGGTCACTCGACGGGGACACGACGTTCGCGGGTGTGGCGTTGACGGCCTCAGACGCGGGCGCGGACCGCGTCGGCGACGCGCCGGACGGTGCGCAGGGCCAGGTCGCCGGTCCGGGTGCCAACCGGCAGCCGCCCTCGGCCGCCGCGGGAGGCTCCCAGTGA